A genomic segment from Klebsiella africana encodes:
- a CDS encoding NarK family nitrate/nitrite MFS transporter gives MSQSSLPEKANRSVITDWRPEDPEFWQQRGHRVASRNLWISVPCLLLAFCVWMLFSAVAVNLNKVGFQFTTDQLFMLTALPALSGALLRVPYAFMVPLFGGRRWTAFSTGIMIVPCVWLGFAVQDTSTPFSVFVIISLLCGFAGANFASSMANISFFFPKAKQGGALGVNGGLGNMGVSVMQLVAPLVVSISIFAVFGGNGSEQPDGSMLYLENAAWIWVPFLIIFTLAAWFFMNDLSASKASLSEQLPVLKRLHLWIMALLYLATFGSFIGFSAGFAMLSKTQFPDVQILHYAFFGPFIGALARSMGGAISDRLGGTRVTLVNFVVMAVFCALLFLTLPTNGQGGNFIAFFAVFMVLFLTAGLGSASTFQMISVIFRKLTMDRVKAQGGSEAQAMREAATDTAAALGFISAIGAIGGFFIPKAFGISLDLTGSPAGAMKVFLVFYIACVVITWAVYGRKRQ, from the coding sequence ATGAGTCAATCTTCCCTCCCGGAGAAGGCTAACCGCTCGGTCATTACCGACTGGCGGCCTGAAGATCCTGAATTCTGGCAACAGCGTGGCCACCGTGTGGCGAGCCGCAATCTATGGATCTCCGTTCCCTGTCTGTTACTGGCGTTCTGCGTGTGGATGTTGTTCAGCGCGGTTGCCGTTAACCTCAATAAAGTAGGCTTTCAGTTTACAACCGATCAGCTGTTTATGCTGACCGCGCTACCGGCGCTGTCAGGCGCCTTATTGCGCGTGCCTTACGCCTTTATGGTGCCGCTGTTCGGCGGCCGTCGCTGGACGGCGTTCAGCACCGGGATCATGATTGTGCCGTGCGTCTGGCTGGGCTTCGCGGTCCAGGATACCTCCACGCCGTTTAGCGTCTTCGTGATTATCTCTCTGCTGTGCGGTTTCGCCGGAGCCAACTTTGCCTCCAGTATGGCCAACATCAGTTTCTTCTTCCCGAAAGCGAAGCAGGGCGGAGCGCTCGGTGTTAACGGCGGCCTCGGTAATATGGGCGTCAGCGTGATGCAGCTGGTCGCGCCGCTGGTGGTCTCGATCTCTATCTTTGCCGTTTTTGGCGGTAACGGCAGCGAGCAGCCGGATGGCTCGATGCTGTATCTGGAAAACGCCGCGTGGATCTGGGTACCTTTCCTGATTATTTTCACCCTGGCGGCGTGGTTCTTTATGAACGACCTCTCCGCTTCCAAAGCGTCGCTGAGCGAGCAGTTGCCGGTACTTAAGCGCCTGCATCTGTGGATTATGGCGCTGCTCTATCTCGCGACCTTCGGTTCCTTTATCGGCTTTTCCGCCGGATTCGCGATGCTGTCAAAAACCCAGTTCCCGGATGTGCAGATCCTGCACTACGCCTTCTTCGGCCCGTTCATTGGCGCGCTGGCGCGTTCAATGGGCGGGGCGATCTCTGACCGCCTCGGCGGGACCCGCGTGACGCTGGTCAACTTTGTGGTGATGGCTGTCTTCTGCGCGCTGCTGTTCCTGACCCTGCCGACCAACGGCCAGGGCGGTAACTTTATCGCCTTCTTCGCAGTGTTTATGGTGCTGTTTCTGACCGCCGGGCTGGGCAGCGCCTCCACCTTCCAGATGATCTCCGTGATCTTCCGTAAGCTGACTATGGACCGGGTGAAGGCCCAGGGCGGCAGCGAAGCGCAGGCGATGCGCGAGGCGGCGACCGATACCGCAGCGGCGCTGGGCTTTATCTCCGCCATTGGCGCTATCGGCGGCTTCTTTATTCCGAAAGCGTTCGGCATCTCGCTGGATCTGACCGGCTCGCCGGCCGGAGCGATGAAAGTGTTCCTCGTGTTCTATATTGCCTGCGTGGTGATTACCTGGGCGGTATATGGCCGTAAGCGTCAGTAA
- a CDS encoding nitrate reductase subunit alpha produces the protein MSKFLDRFRYFKQKGETFADGHGQLLNTNRDWEDGYRQRWQHDKIVRSTHGVNCTGSCSWKIYVKNGLVTWETQQTDYPRTRPDLPNHEPRGCPRGASYSWYLYSANRLKYPLMRKRLMKMWREAKVQHSDPVEAWASIIEDADKAKSFKQARGRGGFVRSSWQEVNELIAASNVYTVKTYGPDRVAGFSPIPAMSMVSYASGARYLSLIGGTCLSFYDWYCDLPPASPMTWGEQTDVPESADWYNSSYIIAWGSNVPQTRTPDAHFFTEVRYKGTKTVAITPDYAEIAKLCDLWLAPKQGTDAAMALAMGHVMLREFHLDKPSQYFTDYVRRYTDMPMLVMLEERDGYYAAGRTLRASDLVDSLGQENNPEWKTVAFDEKGGMTVPNGSLGFRWGDKGKWNLEQRDGKTGEEIELRLSLLGSHDEVANVGFPYFGGEGSEHFNKVDLENILLHKLPAKRLQLADGSTALVTTVYDLTMANYGLERGLNDENCATGYDDVKAYTPAWAEQITGVSRAHIIRTAREFADNADKTHGRSMIIVGAGLNHWFHLDMNYRGLINMLIFCGCVGQSGGGWAHYVGQEKLRPQTGWQPLAFALDWQRPARHMNSTSYFYNHSSQWRYETVTAQELLSPMADKSRYSGHLIDFNVRAERMGWLPSAPQLGVNPLRIADEAKKAGMTPVDYTVKSLKEGSIRFAAEQPENGKNHPRNLFIWRSNLLGSSGKGHEYMLKYLLGTENGIQGKDLGKQGGVKPEEVEWRDNGLDGKLDLVVTLDFRLSSTCLYSDIVLPTATWYEKDDMNTSDMHPFIHPLSAAVDPAWESKSDWDIYKGIAKKFSEVCVGHLGKETDVVTLPIQHDSAAEMAQPLDVKDWKKGECDLIPGKTAPHIIPVERDYPATYERFTSIGPLLETIGNGGKGIAWNTQSEMDLLRKLNYTKAEGPAKGQPKLETAIDAAEMILTLAPETNGQVAVKAWKALSEITGREHTHLALNKEDEKIRFRDIQAQPRKIISSPTWSGLEDEHVSYNAGYTNVHELIPWRTLSGRQSLYQDHQWMRDFGESLLVYRPPIDTRSVKAMMGEKSNGNPEKVLNFLTPHQKWGIHSTYSDNLLMLTLSRGGPIVWMSEADAKDLGIEDNDWIEVFNANGALTARAVVSQRVPAGMTMMYHAQERIVNLPGSEITGQRGGIHNSVTRITPKPTHMIGGYGHLAYGFNYYGTVGSNRDEFVVVRKMKNINWLDGEGNDQVQESVK, from the coding sequence ATGAGTAAATTCCTGGACCGGTTTCGCTACTTCAAACAGAAGGGTGAAACCTTTGCCGATGGGCACGGCCAGCTTCTTAACACCAACCGGGACTGGGAGGATGGATACCGTCAACGTTGGCAGCATGACAAAATTGTGCGTTCCACTCACGGTGTCAACTGCACCGGATCATGCAGCTGGAAGATTTATGTCAAAAACGGTCTGGTGACCTGGGAAACGCAGCAGACTGACTACCCGCGCACTCGCCCGGATCTGCCGAACCACGAACCTCGCGGTTGCCCGCGCGGCGCCAGCTACTCCTGGTATCTGTACAGCGCTAACCGCCTGAAATATCCGCTGATGCGTAAACGTCTGATGAAGATGTGGCGAGAAGCGAAAGTTCAGCATAGCGATCCGGTTGAGGCATGGGCGTCGATTATCGAAGATGCCGACAAAGCCAAAAGCTTCAAACAGGCTCGCGGTCGCGGCGGTTTTGTACGTTCCTCCTGGCAGGAAGTGAATGAGCTGATTGCTGCCTCCAACGTCTATACCGTCAAAACCTACGGTCCGGACCGCGTGGCCGGTTTCTCGCCGATCCCGGCGATGTCGATGGTCTCCTACGCCTCCGGCGCCCGTTATCTGTCACTGATCGGCGGCACCTGTCTGAGCTTCTACGACTGGTACTGCGACCTGCCACCGGCTTCGCCGATGACCTGGGGCGAGCAGACCGATGTGCCGGAATCCGCCGACTGGTACAACTCCAGCTACATTATCGCCTGGGGCTCCAACGTGCCGCAGACCCGCACCCCGGATGCGCACTTCTTTACCGAAGTCCGCTATAAAGGGACCAAAACCGTAGCCATTACCCCGGACTATGCCGAAATCGCCAAGCTGTGCGATCTGTGGCTGGCGCCGAAGCAGGGTACCGATGCCGCGATGGCGCTGGCGATGGGCCATGTGATGCTGCGCGAGTTCCATCTCGATAAGCCGAGCCAGTACTTCACCGATTATGTGCGCCGCTATACCGACATGCCGATGCTGGTGATGCTCGAGGAGCGCGACGGTTATTACGCCGCCGGCCGCACGCTGCGGGCGTCAGATCTCGTGGATTCCCTTGGTCAGGAAAACAATCCGGAATGGAAAACCGTCGCCTTTGACGAGAAGGGCGGCATGACTGTGCCGAACGGTTCCCTCGGATTCCGCTGGGGCGACAAAGGCAAATGGAACCTCGAACAGCGCGACGGTAAAACTGGCGAAGAGATTGAGCTGCGTCTGAGCCTGCTGGGCAGCCATGATGAAGTGGCGAACGTCGGCTTCCCGTACTTCGGTGGCGAAGGGTCTGAGCACTTTAACAAAGTCGATCTGGAAAACATTCTGCTGCACAAACTGCCGGCCAAACGCCTGCAGCTCGCCGACGGCTCCACCGCCCTGGTCACCACCGTTTACGATCTGACCATGGCTAACTACGGCCTTGAGCGCGGTCTGAACGATGAAAACTGCGCCACCGGCTACGATGACGTGAAAGCCTATACCCCGGCCTGGGCGGAGCAGATCACCGGTGTCTCCCGCGCGCACATTATCCGTACTGCCCGCGAATTTGCCGATAACGCCGATAAAACCCACGGTCGCTCGATGATTATCGTCGGCGCGGGCCTCAACCACTGGTTCCACCTCGACATGAACTACCGCGGCCTGATCAACATGCTGATCTTCTGCGGCTGCGTCGGGCAGAGCGGCGGCGGCTGGGCGCACTACGTTGGTCAGGAAAAACTGCGTCCGCAGACCGGCTGGCAGCCGCTGGCGTTCGCCCTTGACTGGCAGCGTCCGGCGCGTCACATGAACAGTACCTCGTACTTCTATAACCACTCCAGCCAGTGGCGCTATGAAACCGTGACCGCCCAGGAACTGCTGTCGCCGATGGCGGATAAATCCCGTTACAGCGGACATCTGATCGACTTCAACGTGCGCGCTGAGCGTATGGGCTGGCTACCGTCGGCGCCGCAGTTGGGCGTCAACCCGCTGCGTATCGCCGACGAGGCGAAAAAAGCCGGCATGACCCCGGTGGATTACACCGTGAAATCGCTGAAAGAGGGCTCGATTCGCTTTGCGGCCGAGCAACCGGAAAACGGCAAAAACCACCCGCGTAACCTGTTTATCTGGCGTTCCAACCTGCTGGGCTCCTCCGGTAAAGGTCATGAATACATGCTCAAGTACCTGCTGGGTACCGAGAACGGCATTCAGGGCAAAGACCTTGGCAAGCAGGGCGGCGTGAAACCGGAAGAAGTCGAATGGCGGGATAACGGCCTCGACGGCAAACTGGATCTGGTGGTGACCCTCGACTTCCGTCTGTCGAGCACCTGTCTGTACTCCGACATCGTGCTGCCGACCGCCACCTGGTACGAAAAAGACGACATGAATACTTCGGATATGCATCCGTTTATTCACCCGCTGTCGGCCGCCGTTGACCCGGCCTGGGAATCAAAGAGCGACTGGGATATCTATAAAGGTATCGCGAAGAAATTCTCTGAAGTGTGCGTAGGCCATCTCGGGAAAGAAACCGACGTGGTGACCCTGCCGATCCAGCACGACTCCGCCGCAGAAATGGCGCAGCCGCTGGATGTCAAAGACTGGAAAAAAGGCGAATGCGACCTCATCCCGGGGAAAACCGCGCCGCATATTATTCCGGTTGAGCGTGATTATCCGGCGACCTACGAGCGCTTCACCTCGATCGGCCCGCTGCTGGAAACCATCGGCAACGGCGGGAAAGGCATCGCCTGGAACACCCAGAGCGAAATGGACCTGCTACGTAAGCTCAACTACACCAAGGCGGAAGGCCCGGCGAAAGGCCAGCCGAAGCTGGAAACGGCCATCGACGCCGCGGAGATGATCCTCACCCTGGCCCCGGAAACTAACGGTCAGGTAGCCGTGAAGGCGTGGAAAGCGCTGAGCGAGATCACCGGTCGCGAGCACACGCACCTGGCGCTGAATAAAGAAGACGAGAAGATCCGCTTTCGCGACATTCAGGCGCAGCCGCGGAAGATTATCTCCAGCCCGACCTGGTCTGGCCTGGAAGATGAGCATGTCTCCTATAACGCCGGTTACACCAACGTTCACGAGCTGATCCCGTGGCGTACGCTGTCCGGACGTCAGTCGCTGTATCAGGATCACCAGTGGATGCGCGACTTCGGCGAAAGCCTGCTGGTCTATCGTCCGCCGATTGACACCCGTTCGGTGAAAGCGATGATGGGCGAGAAGTCCAACGGCAACCCGGAGAAGGTGCTGAACTTCCTGACCCCGCACCAGAAATGGGGTATCCACTCGACCTATAGCGATAACCTGCTGATGCTAACCCTGTCGCGGGGCGGGCCGATCGTCTGGATGAGCGAAGCGGATGCGAAAGATCTGGGTATCGAAGATAACGACTGGATTGAAGTGTTTAACGCCAACGGCGCCCTGACGGCGCGCGCGGTGGTGAGTCAGCGCGTTCCAGCCGGGATGACCATGATGTATCACGCGCAGGAACGCATCGTGAACCTGCCGGGCTCTGAGATCACCGGTCAGCGCGGGGGGATCCATAACTCCGTCACCCGTATTACGCCGAAACCGACCCACATGATCGGCGGCTACGGCCACCTGGCCTATGGCTTTAACTACTACGGCACCGTCGGCTCCAACCGCGATGAGTTTGTGGTGGTACGTAAGATGAAGAACATTAACTGGTTAGACGGCGAAGGCAACGACCAGGTACAGGAGAGCGTAAAATGA
- the narH gene encoding nitrate reductase subunit beta, translating to MKIRSQVGMVLNLDKCIGCHTCSVTCKNVWTSREGMEYAWFNNVESKPGVGFPNDWENQEKWKGGWIRKINGKLQPRMGNRAMLLGKIFANPHLPGIDDYYEPFDYDYQNLHNAPESQHQPIARPRSLITGQRMDKITSGPNWEEILGGEFEKRAKDQNFDNMQKAMYGQFENTFMMYLPRLCEHCLNPACVATCPSGAIYKREEDGIVLIDQDKCRGWRMCITGCPYKKIYFNWKSGKSEKCIFCYPRIESGMPTVCSETCVGRIRYLGVLLYDADAIENAASTENEKDLYQRQLDVFLDPNDPKVIEQALKDGVPQGVIEAAQQSPVYKMAMDWKLALPLHPEYRTLPMVWYVPPLSPIQSAADAGELGSNGILPDVESLRIPVQYLANLLTAGDTQPVLLALKRMLAMRHYKRAETVDGVVDTRALEEVGLSEAQAQEMYRYLAIANYEDRFVVPSSHREQAREAFPEKNGCGFSFGDGCHGSDSQFNLFNSRRIDAIDVTSKTEPHA from the coding sequence ATGAAAATTCGTTCACAAGTCGGCATGGTGCTGAATCTCGATAAGTGCATCGGCTGCCACACCTGCTCGGTGACCTGTAAAAACGTCTGGACCAGCCGGGAAGGGATGGAATACGCCTGGTTCAACAACGTGGAAAGTAAGCCGGGCGTCGGTTTCCCGAACGACTGGGAAAACCAGGAAAAATGGAAGGGCGGCTGGATCCGCAAAATCAACGGTAAACTGCAGCCGCGCATGGGCAACCGCGCGATGCTGCTGGGTAAAATCTTCGCCAACCCGCATCTGCCGGGCATCGATGATTATTATGAGCCGTTTGATTATGACTACCAGAATCTGCACAACGCGCCGGAAAGTCAGCATCAGCCGATCGCCCGTCCGCGCTCGCTGATCACCGGCCAGCGGATGGACAAAATTACCAGCGGTCCGAACTGGGAAGAGATCCTCGGCGGCGAGTTCGAAAAACGCGCCAAAGATCAGAACTTCGACAACATGCAGAAGGCGATGTACGGCCAGTTCGAAAACACCTTCATGATGTATCTGCCGCGCCTGTGCGAGCACTGCCTGAACCCGGCCTGTGTCGCGACCTGCCCGAGCGGCGCCATCTATAAGCGTGAAGAAGATGGCATCGTACTGATCGACCAGGACAAGTGCCGCGGCTGGCGGATGTGTATCACCGGCTGTCCTTACAAGAAGATCTATTTCAACTGGAAGAGCGGGAAATCCGAGAAATGCATCTTCTGCTACCCGCGTATTGAATCCGGGATGCCGACGGTGTGCTCCGAAACTTGCGTGGGCCGTATCCGCTATCTCGGCGTCCTGCTGTACGACGCGGACGCGATTGAAAACGCCGCCAGCACCGAGAACGAGAAAGATCTGTATCAGCGCCAGCTGGACGTGTTCCTCGATCCTAACGATCCAAAAGTGATCGAGCAGGCGTTGAAAGATGGCGTACCGCAGGGCGTTATTGAGGCCGCGCAGCAGTCGCCGGTTTACAAAATGGCGATGGACTGGAAGCTGGCCCTGCCGCTGCACCCGGAATATCGCACCTTACCAATGGTCTGGTACGTGCCACCGCTGTCGCCGATTCAGTCCGCCGCCGATGCGGGCGAACTGGGTAGCAACGGGATCCTGCCGGACGTGGAAAGCCTGCGTATTCCGGTGCAATATCTGGCGAACCTGCTGACCGCCGGCGATACCCAGCCGGTCCTGCTGGCCCTGAAACGCATGCTGGCGATGCGCCACTATAAGCGGGCGGAAACCGTTGACGGCGTCGTCGATACCCGCGCGCTGGAAGAGGTGGGGCTGAGCGAAGCGCAGGCCCAGGAAATGTATCGCTATCTGGCGATTGCCAACTACGAAGATCGTTTCGTGGTGCCGAGCAGCCATCGTGAACAGGCGCGAGAAGCGTTTCCGGAGAAAAACGGCTGCGGCTTTAGCTTTGGCGATGGCTGCCACGGCTCTGACAGTCAGTTCAACCTGTTCAACAGCCGTCGCATCGACGCCATCGACGTTACCAGCAAAACGGAGCCGCACGCATGA
- the narJ gene encoding nitrate reductase molybdenum cofactor assembly chaperone, with translation MIELVIVSRLLEYPDAALWQHQQEMFEALASSEKLSKEDAHTLGVFLRDLLAQDPLDAQAAYSELFDRGRATSLLLFEHVHGESRDRGQAMVDLMAQYERHGLLLDSHELPDHLPLYLEYLAQLPEEEALGGLRDVAPILGLLSARLQQRESRYAVLFELLLKLANTQVDSQKVAEKIADEARDDTPQALDAVWEEEQVKFFADQGCGESEISAHQRRFAGAVAPQYLNISNGGQQ, from the coding sequence ATGATTGAACTCGTGATTGTATCGCGTCTGCTCGAATATCCTGACGCTGCCTTATGGCAGCATCAGCAGGAGATGTTCGAGGCGCTCGCGTCATCAGAGAAACTCAGCAAAGAGGATGCCCACACGCTGGGCGTTTTCCTGCGCGATCTGCTGGCTCAGGATCCGCTGGACGCCCAGGCGGCCTATAGCGAACTGTTTGACCGCGGCCGGGCCACCTCGCTGCTGCTGTTTGAACATGTCCACGGCGAATCCCGCGATCGCGGGCAGGCGATGGTGGATCTGATGGCGCAGTACGAGCGCCACGGTCTGCTGCTGGATAGCCATGAGCTGCCGGATCATCTGCCGCTATATCTGGAGTATCTGGCGCAGCTGCCGGAAGAGGAAGCCCTTGGCGGCCTGCGGGACGTCGCGCCGATCCTCGGCCTGCTCAGCGCGCGCCTGCAGCAGCGCGAAAGTCGCTATGCGGTGCTGTTCGAGCTGTTGCTGAAGCTGGCCAATACTCAGGTCGACAGCCAGAAGGTGGCGGAAAAGATTGCCGACGAAGCGCGCGACGATACGCCGCAGGCGCTGGACGCTGTCTGGGAAGAAGAACAGGTCAAATTCTTTGCCGACCAGGGCTGCGGCGAGTCGGAGATTTCCGCTCACCAGCGTCGTTTTGCCGGAGCCGTGGCCCCGCAATATCTGAATATCTCTAACGGAGGACAGCAATAA
- the narI gene encoding respiratory nitrate reductase subunit gamma, whose protein sequence is MHFLNMFFFDIYPYIAGSVFLIGSWLRYDYGQYTWRAASSQMLDRKGMNLASNLFHIGILGIFAGHFLGMLTPHWMYESFLPIDVKQKMAMIAGGACGVMTLVGGLLLLKRRLLSPRVRATTTGADILILSLLMVQCALGLLTIPFSAQHMDGSEMMKLVGWAQSVVTFHGGASQHLDGVAFIFRVHLVLGMTLFLLFPFSRLVHIWSAPVEYLTRKYQIVRARR, encoded by the coding sequence ATGCACTTCCTGAATATGTTCTTCTTTGACATTTATCCGTACATTGCGGGCTCGGTGTTCCTGATTGGCAGCTGGTTGCGCTATGACTATGGCCAGTATACCTGGCGCGCCGCCTCCAGCCAGATGCTGGACCGTAAGGGGATGAACCTGGCGTCGAACCTGTTCCATATCGGCATCCTGGGTATTTTCGCCGGTCACTTCCTCGGCATGTTGACCCCGCACTGGATGTATGAGTCCTTCCTGCCGATCGACGTCAAGCAGAAGATGGCGATGATCGCCGGCGGCGCCTGCGGCGTGATGACTCTGGTGGGCGGTTTACTGCTGCTCAAGCGTCGTCTGCTCAGCCCGCGCGTTCGCGCCACCACCACCGGCGCGGATATTCTGATCCTCTCGTTGCTAATGGTGCAGTGTGCGCTTGGCCTGCTGACGATCCCGTTCTCCGCCCAGCATATGGACGGCAGTGAAATGATGAAGCTGGTCGGCTGGGCGCAGTCGGTGGTGACGTTCCACGGCGGGGCGTCACAGCATCTTGATGGCGTGGCGTTTATTTTCCGCGTTCACCTGGTGCTGGGGATGACCCTGTTCCTGCTGTTCCCGTTCTCCCGTCTGGTTCATATCTGGAGCGCGCCGGTCGAATACCTGACGCGCAAATACCAGATTGTCCGCGCCCGTCGCTAA
- a CDS encoding DMT family transporter translates to MQLTRGVWQMSLAMIISGSIGAFVLLSGLPVIDVVFWRCLIGALTLLVFIVLSRQPFSRLTRFSLALAVIGGAALVVNWLLLFAAYSRISIGMATVVYNTQPFMLVLMGMVLGERVSAVKWGWLLLAFGGVVILLSSQLTPAHGEGLTTGVLLALGAAFFYALTAIIARKLHPLPAQHIAFIQVLVGVVMLLPLVHAPELTASFPWRYLLILGVVHTGIMYQLLYSAIQNLPTPITGSLSFIYPLVAMVVDYLVFNHALTPVQLIGGMLILFAAAGNNLGWGEKKPRRGGVSEQSRAS, encoded by the coding sequence ATGCAACTTACCCGCGGCGTCTGGCAAATGAGCCTGGCAATGATAATCTCCGGCTCGATCGGCGCGTTCGTGCTGCTCTCGGGTTTGCCGGTGATTGATGTCGTGTTCTGGCGCTGCCTGATTGGCGCGCTAACCTTGCTGGTGTTTATCGTGTTAAGCCGCCAGCCCTTCAGCCGGCTAACGCGTTTCTCTCTCGCTCTGGCGGTGATTGGCGGCGCGGCGCTGGTCGTCAACTGGCTGCTGCTGTTTGCCGCCTATTCACGGATCTCCATCGGCATGGCCACCGTGGTCTATAACACCCAGCCGTTTATGCTGGTACTGATGGGGATGGTGCTGGGGGAACGGGTCAGCGCCGTAAAATGGGGATGGCTACTGCTGGCCTTTGGCGGCGTGGTGATCCTGCTGTCGAGCCAACTAACGCCTGCACACGGAGAGGGGCTCACTACCGGCGTGTTGCTGGCGCTGGGTGCGGCATTTTTCTATGCCCTGACCGCCATCATCGCGCGCAAACTGCATCCGCTCCCCGCGCAGCATATCGCCTTCATTCAGGTTCTCGTTGGCGTGGTGATGCTGCTGCCGCTGGTGCATGCCCCCGAATTGACGGCCAGCTTCCCCTGGCGCTATCTGCTGATCCTCGGCGTCGTCCATACCGGGATCATGTATCAGCTTTTATATAGCGCGATACAGAACCTGCCGACGCCCATTACCGGTTCGCTCTCCTTTATTTATCCGCTGGTGGCGATGGTGGTCGACTATCTGGTCTTCAACCACGCTTTAACCCCGGTGCAATTAATCGGCGGGATGCTGATTCTGTTTGCCGCCGCAGGGAATAACCTCGGCTGGGGCGAAAAAAAACCCCGCCGCGGCGGGGTCAGTGAGCAGTCGCGGGCCAGTTAG
- a CDS encoding Lrp/AsnC family transcriptional regulator, with protein sequence MNDILDEIDRAILTCLTQDARVSLKVLSARVGLTSPSTAERVKRLEERGVIQGYGARVNLAALGYSLQALVRVRPLPGLLQKVDKYIQAMPECIESDKVTGEDCFVMRLVVRDIAQLDTLLDGLAEYAQCNTSVVKSSPVKRRLPPL encoded by the coding sequence ATGAATGACATTCTTGATGAAATAGACCGGGCGATCCTCACTTGCCTGACCCAGGATGCCAGAGTTTCGCTGAAGGTCTTGAGCGCGCGAGTAGGGTTAACCTCGCCGAGCACGGCCGAGCGGGTGAAACGCCTGGAGGAGCGGGGCGTTATTCAGGGGTATGGGGCGCGGGTCAATCTCGCCGCGCTGGGATACAGCCTGCAGGCGCTGGTGCGTGTCCGGCCGTTGCCTGGACTGCTGCAGAAGGTGGATAAATATATCCAGGCGATGCCGGAATGCATTGAAAGTGACAAGGTGACCGGGGAAGATTGTTTCGTGATGCGCCTTGTGGTGCGCGATATTGCCCAGCTGGATACCCTGCTGGACGGTCTGGCGGAGTACGCGCAGTGTAACACCTCGGTGGTGAAAAGCTCGCCGGTAAAAAGGCGGTTGCCGCCGCTGTGA
- the purU gene encoding formyltetrahydrofolate deformylase → MHSLQRKVLRTICPDQKGLIARITNICYKHELNIVQNNEFVDHRTGRFFMRTELEGIFNDATLLADLDSALPEGSIRELNPAGRRRVVILVTKEAHCLGDLLMKANYGGLDVDIAAVIGNHDTLRPLVERFGIPFELVSHEGLSREEHDKQMGDAIAAHEPDYVVLAKYMRVLTPEFVARFPNKIINIHHSFLPAFIGARPYHQAYERGVKIIGATAHYVNDNLDEGPIIMQDVIHVDHTYTAEDMMRAGRDVEKNVLSRALYQVLAQRVFVYGNRTIIL, encoded by the coding sequence ATGCATTCATTACAACGTAAAGTACTACGCACTATTTGCCCTGATCAGAAAGGCCTCATCGCGCGTATCACCAATATCTGCTACAAGCATGAACTTAACATTGTGCAGAACAATGAGTTTGTTGACCACCGTACCGGTCGTTTCTTTATGCGCACCGAACTGGAAGGCATTTTTAACGACGCTACTCTGCTGGCCGATCTCGACAGCGCCCTGCCTGAAGGCTCCATCCGCGAACTGAATCCGGCTGGCCGCCGCCGGGTGGTGATTCTGGTTACTAAAGAAGCGCACTGCCTTGGCGATCTGCTGATGAAAGCCAACTATGGCGGACTGGACGTCGACATTGCCGCGGTTATCGGCAACCATGACACCCTGCGCCCGCTGGTGGAGCGTTTTGGTATTCCGTTCGAGCTGGTCAGCCATGAAGGCCTGAGCCGCGAAGAACACGACAAACAGATGGGGGATGCCATTGCGGCGCATGAGCCGGATTACGTGGTACTGGCCAAATATATGCGCGTTCTCACTCCGGAGTTTGTCGCCCGCTTCCCGAATAAAATCATCAATATTCACCATTCGTTTTTGCCGGCGTTTATCGGCGCTCGTCCTTATCATCAGGCCTACGAGCGTGGCGTGAAGATCATCGGCGCCACTGCCCACTATGTGAATGATAATCTGGACGAGGGCCCGATCATCATGCAGGACGTGATTCACGTCGATCATACTTATACTGCAGAAGATATGATGCGCGCTGGGCGCGATGTCGAAAAAAACGTCTTGAGCCGGGCGTTGTATCAGGTACTGGCGCAGCGCGTCTTCGTTTACGGTAACCGGACGATTATTCTTTAA
- a CDS encoding YchJ family protein has product MSQLCPCGSALEYSSCCQRYLSGAELAPGPSQLMRSRYSAFVMKDADYLIKTWHPSCQAQQFRADLEKGFSQTEWLGLTLFASDEGRAPNEGFVSFVARFNDNNRPGAIIERSRFLKENGQWYYIDGTRPLIGRNDPCPCGSGKKFKKCCGQ; this is encoded by the coding sequence TTGTCGCAATTGTGCCCCTGTGGCAGCGCACTGGAGTATAGCTCATGTTGCCAGCGATATCTGTCCGGCGCCGAGCTTGCGCCTGGCCCGTCACAGCTTATGCGCTCTCGTTACAGCGCGTTCGTCATGAAAGATGCCGACTATCTGATCAAAACCTGGCATCCATCCTGTCAGGCGCAGCAGTTTCGCGCCGACCTGGAGAAAGGGTTTAGCCAAACCGAGTGGCTGGGCTTAACCCTGTTCGCCAGTGATGAAGGACGTGCCCCAAATGAAGGCTTTGTCAGCTTTGTCGCCCGCTTTAATGACAATAACCGCCCTGGCGCCATTATTGAACGTTCCAGATTCTTAAAAGAAAATGGACAGTGGTACTATATCGACGGGACACGACCGCTGATTGGCCGTAACGACCCCTGCCCTTGCGGTTCAGGTAAAAAATTTAAAAAATGCTGCGGCCAGTAA